In a genomic window of Myotis daubentonii chromosome X, mMyoDau2.1, whole genome shotgun sequence:
- the SLC25A6 gene encoding ADP/ATP translocase 3, with protein MTEQAISFAKDFLAGGVAAAISKTAVAPIERVKLLLQVQHASQQITADKQYKGIMDCIVRIPKEQGVLSFWRGNMANVIRYFPTQALNFAFKDKYKQVFLGGVDKHTQFWRYFAGNLASGGAAGATSLCFVYPLDFARTRLAADVGKSGAERQFKGLGDCLVQITKSDGIRGMYQGFNVSVQGIIIYRAAYFGVYDTAKGMLPDPKNTHIFISWMIAQSVTAVAGVVSYPFDTVRRRMMMQSGRKGADIMYTGTIDCWRKIFKDEGGKAFFKGAWSNVLRGMGGAFVLVLYDELKKVI; from the exons atgaCGGAACAGGCCATCTCCTTCGCCAAGGACTTCCTGGCCGGAGGCGTCGCCGCCGCCATCTCCAAGACGGCCGTGGCCCCCATCGAGCGGGTCAAGCTGCTGTTGCAG GTGCAGCATGCCAGCCAGCAGATCACGGCCGACAAGCAGTACAAGGGCATCATGGACTGCATCGTGCGCATCCCCAAGGAGCAGGGCGTGCTGTCCTTCTGGCGGGGCAACATGGCCAACGTGATCCGCTActtccccacccaggccctcaaCTTCGCCTTCAAGGATAAGTACAAGCAGGTGTTCCTGGGGGGCGTGGACAAGCACACGCAGTTCTGGAGGTACTTCGCCGGCAACCTGGCCTCGGGCGGGGCCGCCGGggccacctccctctgcttcGTGTACCCCCTGGATTTCGCCCGGACCCGGCTGGCGGCCGACGTGGGCAAGTCGGGGGCCGAGCGCCAGTTCAAGGGGCTGGGCGACTGCCTGGTGCAGATCACCAAGTCCGACGGCATCCGGGGCATGTACCAGGGGTTCAACGTCTCCGTGCAAGGCATCATCATCTACCGGGCGGCCTACTTTGGGGTGTACGACACGGCCAAAG GCATGCTCCCCGACCCCAAGAACACCCACATCTTCATCAGCTGGATGATCGCCCAGTCGGTGACGGCCGTGGCCGGCGTGGTCTCCTACCCCTTCGACACCGTGAGGCGACGGATGATGATGCAGTCGGGGCGCAAAGGAG CCGACATCATGTACACGGGCACCATCGACTGCTGGCGGAAGATCTTCAAGGACGAGGGCGGCAAGGCTTTCTTCAAGGGCGCCTGGTCCAACGTCCTGCGGGGCATGGGCGGGGCCTTCGTGCTGGTCCTGTACGACGAGCTGAAGAAAGTCATCTAG